Proteins found in one Cyprinus carpio isolate SPL01 chromosome B10, ASM1834038v1, whole genome shotgun sequence genomic segment:
- the LOC109067038 gene encoding armadillo repeat protein deleted in velo-cardio-facial syndrome homolog, producing MCEPHTAVFTQRNRAHTQLCVASMPAEVNEKSDLEEPSAQDTKEQTEETAETPSSDASDPESSNHTETHTESSGFGTEKSSSPESEPNPLSSSSSSEQVVPNLLKEASSEGLEVSQTPYLDVQCPDRAPPPDSSGGKDDTHTIRPPHPDPSVTSDPPSEIPTDQPSLYGTLNAQAVTLLHGLPFFPGRTFLPENCYTLPLHRDGFTRAASKPEPDTVHHMRPALDLTTHAYLQDLYRAQTLIPQKRASMVSLDTIRKDPRWRDPNLREVISMLSHPMDPVKSNAAAYLQHLCYENDTVKQDVRQLRGIPVLVGLLDHPKAEVHRKACGALRNISFGRDNFNKVAIKNSDGIPALLRLLRRTDDVEVRELVTGTLWNLSSHEPLKMIVINHGLQTLTDEIIIPHSGLRGDPNDPARPGAPEWNTVFKNTSGCLRNVSSDGADARQRLRECDGLVDALLHALYSAVAKRDINNKSVENCVCILRNLSYHVHKEVPGAEKFHIQAANHSAKPGGHHKKKDESERFGGITSKEEWFHQCKRHGVGEKSGGVDLSRRSLPMKGWSLLYQPEVVRLYLSLLKLSQNHNTLEAAAGALQNLSAGHWAWSNYIRATVRKEKGLPVLVELLHSDADNKVVRAIAIALRNLAIDHKNKDLIGSYAMRDLVSNLPCGQQRPAKNLEGDTVVAILNTILEIVSENLENARFLIQGQGVQKLVSINRTSQSVRETKAASHILQMVWAYKDLRHMLCKAGWNKTHFKPAVSSLPKKQRNAKQGNDDITLPLMEKNQDGCCTLDQAEQAAEAPCHMIERETFQGVNDKRHFIRSSRPAVGLVERTPQPLDSWV from the exons AAGTCAGATCTGGAGGAACCTTCAGCTCAAGACACCAAAGAGCAGACGGAGGAGACGGCAGAAACCCCATCCTCAGACGCATCCGACCCCGAAAGCTCaaatcacacagaaacacat ACTGAGAGTTCAGGCTTTGGGACGGAGAAATCGTCCAGTCCTGAGAGCGAACCCAACCCACTCAGCTCCAGCAGCTCCAGTGAACAGGTCGTGCCCAACCTCCTGAAG GAAGCTTCATCTGAAGGATTGGAAGTATCCCAGACACCGTATCTGGATGTTCAGTGTCCGGATCGAGCGCCGCCTCCTGATTCCTCCGGCGGGAAGGACGATACACACACGATTCGACCTCCTCACCCTGACCCCAGCGTGACCTCTGACCCTCCCAGCGAGATTCCCACGGATCAGCCGTCTCTGTACGGCACGCTGAATGCTCAGGCCGTCACACTGCTGCATGGATTACCCTTCTTTCCCGGCCGGACCTTCTTACCGGAGAACTGCTACACTCTGCCGCTCCACCGCGACGGTTTCACCCGCGCCGCTTCCAAACCAGAGCCGGACACAGTCCATCACATGAGGCCCGCGCTGGACCTGACCACCCACGCATATTTAcag GACCTGTACCGTGCACAGACGCTCATCCCGCAGAAACGTGCCAGCATGGTGAGCCTCGACACCATCCGGAAGGATCCGCGCTGGCGGGACCCGAACCTGCGGGAGGTCATCTCCATGCTGAGCCACCCCATGGACCCGGTGAAGTCCAACGCCGCCGCATACCTGCAGCACCTCTGCTACGAGAACGACACGGTCAAGCAGGACGTCCGGCAGCTGCGAGGGATCCCCGTCCTGGTGGGGCTCCTGGATCATCCCAAAGCCGAGGTCCACCGCAAGGCCTGCGGCGCGCTGAGGAACATCTCCTTCGGCCGAGACAACTTCAACAAGGTGGCCATCAAGAACTCGGACGGCATTCCTGCGCTGCTGAGGCTCCTGAGGAGAACCGACGACGTGGAAGTCCGAGAGCTCGTCACAG GAACGCTGTGGAATCTCTCGTCCCATGAGCCTCTGAAGATGATTGTCATCAACCACGGCCTGCAGACGCTGACCGACGAGATCATTATCCCTCACTCGGGTTTGAGAGGAGATCCGAATGACCCGGCCCGACCCGGAGCCCCGGAGTGGAACACGGTCTTCAAGAACACTTCAGGATGCCTGAG GAACGTGAGTTCAGACGGAGCCGACGCTCGACAGAGACTGCGTGAGTGTGACGGTCTGGTGGACGCTCTGCTGCACGCGCTCTATTCTGCTGTCGCCAAGAGGGACATAAATAACAAA TCGGTGGAGAACTGTGTCTGTATCTTGCGTAATCTGTCGTATCACGTGCACAAAGAGGTTCCTGGAGCTGAGAAATTCCACATCCaagcagccaatcacagcgcgAAACCAGGAGGTCACCATAAGAAGAAGGACGAGTCGGAACGTTTTGGAGGAATAACGTCCAAAG AAGAATGGTTCCATCAGT GCAAGCGTCACGGAGTCGGAGAGAAGAGCGGTGGTGTGGATCTGTCCAGGAGGAGTCTGCCGATGAAAGgttggagt CTTCTGTACCAGCCGGAGGTGGTCCGACTCTATCTGTCACTCCTCAAACTGAGCcagaatcacaacacactggaggcagcggccggagccctgcagaacCTGTCAGCTGGACACTGGGCC TGGTCCAATTATATCCGAGCGACGGTGCGTAAGGAGAAGGGTCTGCCGGTGCTGGTGGAGCTGCTGCACTCGGATGCAGATAATAAAGTGGTGCGAGCGATCGCCATCGCGCTCAGAAACCTTGCCATCGACCACAAGAACAAAGATCTCATCG GAAGTTACGCCATGAGGGATCTGGTCAGTAACCTGCCCTGTGGCCAGCAGCGACCCGCCAAGAACCTGGAGGGAGACACGGTGGTGGCCATCCTGAACACTATACTGGAGATCGTCTCTGAGAACCTGGAGAACGCCAGATTCCTCATCCAGGGACAGGGAGTCCAGAAACTGGTCTCAATCAACAGAACCAG CCAATCGGTGCGTGAGACCAAAGCTGCGTCACACATCCTGCAGATGGTTTGGGCCTATAAGGATCTGCGACACATGCTGTGTAAGGCCGGCTGGAACAAAACACACTTCAAG CCAGCCGTCTCCAGCCTGCCCAAAAAACAGAGGAACGCCAAGCAAGGGAACGATGACATCACACTGCCCTTAATGGAGAAGAACCAAG ATGGATGCTGCACTCTTGATCAGGCAGAGCAAGCAGCAGAAGCTCCGTGTCACATGATTGAAAGAGAAACTTTTCAG GGAGTGAATGATAAAAGGCATTTCATCAGGTCCAGCAGGCCTGCGGTTGGTTTAGTGGAGAGGACGCCGCAGCCGCTGGACTCGTGGGTCTGA